The Methanobrevibacter olleyae genomic sequence TTATTCTATTTTATTAAATTATTTTTACTAAATTTATAATTTAAAAAAAACGAGGGTTTGGTATGGATAAAGAATTTTTCAATGGAATGAATTTAGCTGAAGATATTAATGAAGAAGATTTCCAATACATAGTAGAAGGTTGGGAGAAAATTCAAGATCTTTTATCTAAAGATGAATTCATTAGTAAATTTAATAAAGTTAAAGAAGAATACAAAGATGCTTCTTTTTTTAGTGATAAAGACTTCATAGACATGGTGGTAAATCCATTTACTGGAGAAAAAGCAGAACCTATATCTAATTTTGATAATGAAACTCCTAAAACAATTTCTGAAGTTGAACCTGGTAATAATGGCTTCAGTATTGTTGCAAGAGTAATGAGTATTTCTAATCCAAAAATATTTACTACAAGAAAAGGAGAGGCTGGAAAACTTGCTAATATGCAAATTGCAGATAATACTGGTGAAGTAAGACTTGTTCTTTGGACAGAAAATATTAAACATCTTAAACATATTTCTGAAGGAGATATTGTAGAAATCACTGATATTGACTGTAAAGATGGATTTAGAGGAGGTAAGGAATTTTCATTACGTCCTAGATCATTACTTCGAACAATTGATGAAACAAGTGAAAACTATCCAAAGAATATTGATGCTTTCCCAGTTTATGAGGAAAATATTATTTCAATTGAAGGTATTGAGCCTGATGAGAAGGTAAGTATTATTGGAAGATTGATAAGAGTTCCAACTCCACATTCTTATGAAAGTAATGGTAAGAAAGGAAAAGTCACTTCTCTTGAGATTCAAGATAATACAGGTAAAATTTCCTATACTTTATGGAATAATGATGTTAAATTAGTTAGTAGCCTTGATTTAAAAGAAGGAGATATTGTTAAAATTCTCAATGAACAATCTAGAGAAAGAAATGGAGAAGTTTCATTATCTCACTGGGACGGTAGAATCCTTAAAGTTGAGGGAGACTTCGATATTCCAGAGTATGAAGAAAATATTATTAAAATTGGTGATGCTCAAGAGATTAAAGATGTTACTTTAATTGGTATTGTAACTAAAATCCAAGATACTATTCAATTTAATAGACAAGACGGAACAAAAGGTTTTGTAAAATCAATTGAAATTACTGATGATACCGGTTCTATAAGAGTTACTCTCTGGGGTGATGATACTAAATTGAAAGTATCTAAAGGAGATATTCTTAAGATCATTGGTGGAAATATTGAATATGACGATTATGCAAGTAGCGGATATAGAGTAAATACTAATTGGAATAGTGAATTAAAAGTAAATCCTGAAGGAAGTGAGGATTTAGCTGAAGAATTAAAGGATATTTTAGATAAATTGGGACCAATACCTATTGGTGAAATTCAAGACCATGAAGATGATGGTGAAGAAGTAGATATTATTGGCAGATTAATTACCATTAATGATAGTCATTCCTTCCAAAGAGATGATGGATCTACTGGTGTTGTTCGCTCAGGTGATATTGCTGATTCTACTGGAATGGTTAGAATTTCCTTTTGGGATGAAAAGGCAGAAGCTTCTTACGGCATAGGTAAAGCATATCAAGTTGAAAATGCTAGAACTAGATTAGGTATGTATGCTGTTGAACTTAATGCTGGTAAAACAACCAGAGTAATTGAGCTTAATGATGCTGAATCATCTGATTTACCTTCATTTGAAGAATTAGAAGAAACAGTTTATGAAACTAAGAAAATTGATGATTTAGATGAAGATGATATGAATATTAAAGTTGTTGCAAGAATATTAGAAATGGAAGATACTCGTGAATTCCCTAGACAAGATGGAACTAAAGGTTTAGTTAGAAATATGACCATTGGTGATGAGTCTGGATTTATATCTGTTACTTTATGGGATGATAAAACTAATTTACCTTATGATATTAATGAGGCAATTAAAATTCAAAATCCTCGTGTCAACTATAATGATAGAAGCAATCGCTTAGATTTGTCTATAGGTAATTCAACTAATATTTTACAACCTTCATATAAAGAATTAACAAATCTTCCAGATATTAAAGAATTACAAGATACTTTATACACTTCTAAAGATATTGCAAGCCTTGAACTAGAAGATAGAAATGTTAAAATAGAAGGTACTTTCTCTAATCCATATTCTGAAAGAATCTTAATTCCTAAATGCCCTATCTGTAATCATACCCTTGATGTTGATGAGGAAGAATGTTCTGAATGTGGAAATATAATTGATGAACCAAAATATCTTTTAATGCTTCCTGGAAAGCTTAATGATGATACTGGTGAAATTCAAATCACTTTCTTTAATGATTTAGTTGAAGAGTTAATTGGTATGGCACATGATGATATAGTTGCTCAATATGAAGAAGAAGGGGATTTCGGATTCTTAGAAACTAAAATTAATGATCTTGAAGGTAGAACTTTAGAAGTAATTGCTGATATAACTTATAATAATTATGATGAGGAAATAAGACTTAGACCTAAGAAAATTCTTAAAAATGAGTTATAAGTCCTATTCTGATATGGTATGATGAACTTTAATGAAATTTATTTAATGGGTTGATAATTATGGTAGAACTTGAAGACTTACCAAATGTTGGAGAAAAAACTGCAGAAAAATTAAGAGATGCAGGATTTGCTGATATGATGAGATTAGCTACTGCTACTGCTAAAGAATTATCTGTAAAAGCAGA encodes the following:
- a CDS encoding OB-fold nucleic acid binding domain-containing protein — encoded protein: MDKEFFNGMNLAEDINEEDFQYIVEGWEKIQDLLSKDEFISKFNKVKEEYKDASFFSDKDFIDMVVNPFTGEKAEPISNFDNETPKTISEVEPGNNGFSIVARVMSISNPKIFTTRKGEAGKLANMQIADNTGEVRLVLWTENIKHLKHISEGDIVEITDIDCKDGFRGGKEFSLRPRSLLRTIDETSENYPKNIDAFPVYEENIISIEGIEPDEKVSIIGRLIRVPTPHSYESNGKKGKVTSLEIQDNTGKISYTLWNNDVKLVSSLDLKEGDIVKILNEQSRERNGEVSLSHWDGRILKVEGDFDIPEYEENIIKIGDAQEIKDVTLIGIVTKIQDTIQFNRQDGTKGFVKSIEITDDTGSIRVTLWGDDTKLKVSKGDILKIIGGNIEYDDYASSGYRVNTNWNSELKVNPEGSEDLAEELKDILDKLGPIPIGEIQDHEDDGEEVDIIGRLITINDSHSFQRDDGSTGVVRSGDIADSTGMVRISFWDEKAEASYGIGKAYQVENARTRLGMYAVELNAGKTTRVIELNDAESSDLPSFEELEETVYETKKIDDLDEDDMNIKVVARILEMEDTREFPRQDGTKGLVRNMTIGDESGFISVTLWDDKTNLPYDINEAIKIQNPRVNYNDRSNRLDLSIGNSTNILQPSYKELTNLPDIKELQDTLYTSKDIASLELEDRNVKIEGTFSNPYSERILIPKCPICNHTLDVDEEECSECGNIIDEPKYLLMLPGKLNDDTGEIQITFFNDLVEELIGMAHDDIVAQYEEEGDFGFLETKINDLEGRTLEVIADITYNNYDEEIRLRPKKILKNEL